TagttattctaaattaatataggtaggttaaTTTGCTACATtatcaaagtatattttaaatcaatgattttttcaactgatataattcaataaaatatccaaAGATTAGCCTCACTAAAccaaatctataaaattataagaaatttaaaaatgttaaaatctgGAAGTAGTATCAATAGATGCTTCTTCCCATGTATTGTCTAgcctagttaaaaaaaaaaatgtcaactacttattgtaggtacctactatatttgtgtacaaattttattttttttttctgtaggtatttctaataaaatataactatctaGGTAGCTTCCTTATGGAGTTAattgatacattatttttcaacattcatttatttattattattttttttttttaatgtaattatttagttaacattaaaataaatattgttaattcaaCTATGGTCAAATTCTTGttctaactaaaaaaaaagtaaaaaatagatatttcttATCTGTTATGTAAGtagatagatatatttttgtaaattacacgtttgttttatattttgatttataattagataatatataataatgaaaaaataaatataaagttagtttaaaaaatatattattaactaatgtaataataattattataactaatatttcatGACTAAAATacctcattattttttttttttaactaacagatgtcctaataaaaaattttgtaaaaaataaatttaaattaaactattatataaaagtattataagtttaatatttttaatccaactaatattttattgtgaaatattaCAGATGATAAGGCAGCTATAGTTGCAGAAGAACGAATAAAGTTAGATGGTTTAAATGCTGCACAATTACGGGAACTAAAAGAACAAGCAGAGAAATTTACTTTCCAAGCTGAAGTTAATCGAATGatgaaacttattattaactcattatatagaaataaagaagtaattattatttttattttttttggtagatacaaaataatatttaattgttatttttagatttatttaagagAACTTATTTCAAATGCTTCAGATGctttagataaaataagattattgGCATTGTCTAATAGTAATCTTTTGGATGCAACTAATGAACTTTCTATCAGAATTAAGGTAATGTATAATgtcgattatttttaatatgattttttgagttaaaagttaatatctatatgaacactaatgatttatatgttaaatttatttattcaacttttattgatttgattttttaatcatagattatgatttaatcatctaataaaaataatacttttactctttttatacaattgtaaaattaacaaatgttcttaaaatatttaaatatgatgatttttaacctttatctatttatttatttattttgtgttattgaGTTTCTAGTTTTGAAAAAGTTACTTCCCTTATTTACTGGTAtatcaaatgaaattatattaaaatttattttgttcccattaattgttatttatttctaataaattgaacaataaatacattatgtttCATTGAAGTTTCaagttcattttatatttttagtttacatttataagtttttaataattacatttgtaaattaGGTGAACAAAGAGTCTGGAATGTTGCATATAACTGATACTGGAATTGGTATGACTCGTGAGGATTTAGTAAGAAATCTGGGCACCATAGCCAAGTCTGGTACTGCTgagtttttaagtaatttgaaCTCTGGAGAAGGTCAAGATAAGAATATGAATGACATGATTGGACAATTTGGTGTTGGATTTTATTCAGCTTTTCTTGTTGCTGACAAAGTTTTGGTCACCACTAAGCACAATGatgataaacaatatatatgggAATCAGATGCCAACAGTTTTTCTATTGTTGAAGACCCTAGAGGACCAACACTTAAAAGAGGGACACAAATAaggtttgtttttaatatttaaagattctattaattgcaattttaatttttttttatttttttttagtttacaacTGAAAGAGGAAGCTAttgataatttagaaatagatACTCTAAGAAATTTAGTCAAAAAATACTctcaatttatcaattttcctatttatttatggtcAAGCAAAACTGAAACCGTAGAAGAACCAATAGAAGAAGATGAGCCAGTAGAGAAAGAAGAGAAATCAGAAGAAGATGATGCAGCAGTAGAAGATGCTAAAGAAGAAAcaccaaaaaccaaaaaagtaGACAAGACTGTTTGGGATTGGGAAATTCTTAATAACCATAAACCTATATGGACAAGAAAACCTGACGATGTAGaaacaaatgaatataatgaattttataaagcaTTAACTAAAGATACAAAAGATCCATTGagttatacacattttaatgctGAAGGTGAAGTATCATTTAAATCCTTACTTTATGTTCCATCTGCACAACCGTCAGatacttttaacaaatatGGCACAGTAACGGACAACATTAAGCTTTATGTTAGAAGAGTATTTATAACAGATGAATTTAACGATTTATTGCCAAAATACTTAAGTTTCCTTCAAGGAATTGTAGATTCAGATGATTTACCACTGAATGTTTCACGTGAAGTTTTACAACaacataaattacttaaaatcatcaaaaaaaaacttattcgtAAAGCTTTAGATATGCTTAAAAAATTGGATGCTGAATCATACAAGAAATTCTGGGCTGAATATTCTACTAAGtaagtaaacaattttattattttaataaaataaaataattttaaataagaacttttttaattttcttcaatTCTATAGCATAAAATTGGGTATTATTGAAGATCCATCTAATAGAGCTCGTCTTGCCAAGTTGTTGCGATTCCAATCATCTGTTGAAGAAACTCCTACATCATTAGCAGATTATGTAAAACGTATGAGTGAAAAACAAGAACATATCTATTACATTGCTGGTTCTAGTAAAGCAGAACTCGAACGTTCTCCTTTCGTTGAGGGAATTATTCGTAAAGGATATGAAGTTCTGTATCTAATTGAAGCTGTAGATGAATACACATTGTCAGCTATTCCAGAGTTTGAAGGTAAAAAGTTCCAAAATGTGGCTAAAGAGGGTGTGTCTCTTTctgaaaataaagaaaaagcaGAAGAATTGAAAGTTCAATTTGAACCACTTACAAAATGGTTTGGTGAAAATGCTCTTAAAGATCAAGTAagttaagatataatatatctattgtattgtctaatattatattaatggtaATGTTTAGATTTCAAAAGCAGTTGTATCAGATCGTTTGGCTGAATCCCCATGTGCTCTTGTTGCTGGAATGTTTGGTTGGACTGGTAATATGGAAAGATTAGCCTTATCTAATGCTCACCAAAAAGCTGATGATCCCCAAagagaattttatttaaagcaaCGTAAATCTCTTGAAATAAATCCTCGTCATCCTCTTATAAAGGATTTGTTACGAAGAGTGAAAGATGATCCTGATGACCAAAAAGCAAAAGATATTGCAGTTATGTTGTTTAGAacaggtaatttaatttttatctgtgttagttaaatatttttaaaactgttttagttcaccaataataataataataaattgtatttttttctttttttttttcttaaaaaattattatatacctattcatttttattgtttagcaACATTACGGTCAGGATTCATGCTCCAAGAATCTGCAGACTTTGCTGAAAGTGTTGAGGCTCTAATGAGACAATCATTAGGCATTCCATTAGATGAAAAAGTAAGTTATGATGATGAAGAATCTGTTGGTGATCAACAAGTTGAAGAAGAAGAGGAAGAAAAAGAAGAATCCCTAGAACATGATGAATTATAAAAGtgttggaaaatatattttaaagatgaacTGTATCAGTTTATCTAATTATAAGTCTGATTTGCAACATTTCtgcatattattcaaataagtaatgtatttattatcataaatttaccAGTagcactttaaattttatatgaattttttcctatgaatattaaaccacataattatattttgtaacattttaaaaaatctgaataatatctttttagtgggttaattattatactacataaaatgtattgtacaaattatttattataaaaatatttgtttgatttattagaataattttttcatataaaattgtaatacaaagttgttttgaaaattgtctgcatttgtaaatttttttctgagaTTGGAACATGTGTTATGCAacagataaatttatttataaaaaagtaaaatgaagtttttataaatcaataacctTTAAGGCAGTTAAacagaaattataaactttaattgaaaagtattattaatatttaaacaatgctcatatttttagatttaaattgtgTTGGTTCTCTCATGATaacatatatcatttatataccattaatttattcataatatgttatgtggactatttaaaatataatgtatatatattatatatatataatttacaaatttttataaactttggattacatataattgttgtatgttatttaattacctcgtatgtacatatttttacttgtatCAGGTGAtggtgttaaaataatactaatttgttataagtgttaaaattaaaaaatataattttagtcttTCATATTCTAGTTAggttattacaaaatacaaacacttgaaaattattttaaagaattttattattatttatcattaactaaaaattagttattcaataatttaataacacattaGAAACTAAAtagcataatttattacaaatgtacaatcaTTACAATTTGACTTTTATAGgtagtgttattttatttattattatacagacgcattaagttataattatgtgttaatcgtcaaattacaaaattaaattatcaaccatactataaacattgaaaaattaaaattaatagtaattaataaacacttgatacatttttgctaagaatttcataattaataattatgtagttgATCTTTGTGCATTCTTTATTGTGAAGGGTCGGAACTTTTGGGTAATGGACAATAAGTGACTCTCCGAGAAGTACTATCGGACACCCAATTTGATGTTAGGTACCTAAGTCATAGCAagaattgttttgaaaacaaaaattaagatatacCCTTTAAGTATCTTAATTCGTAGTAATGGTAAACTGTTTAGCGATACAATTGACAATATTGTGATTGAATGGATTTCTCCTTATGCACaaattgaataacaaaatcaaatatctTGCCAAGATTACCTAACCTAAATAAACTGATTTTGTTAGATCTTAGATAAATCTTGATAATCTTATTACTGCAATAATGTACTGTTGGAAGTGGatcaagaataatattatgttgataacattaatattaataattcattcacCTTCATCGGAAAGTTCAACTGATATTCTGAAGTCGTAGAGTCACAACTCACGAGTGACAACAGCAGCTGTCGTTcggaaaaaaaatcgagataGTAAATGGAATTATTTAGTACGATCTGTACTGTATGGAttctatttatagtaattttataatgcaagcgacaataatattttacttgttatgatcatcgattttttatatcagTTCTGTGCTTTTACCTATACAAGTCACATAATGtagaaagtaaaaaataataaaatatttgaattcaaaaacTGATGGATAGTTACgatttagaaattagaaaagtAGTGGCGGGTAAGTATATgggttttatcaaatattgtttttcttccACGCGGACAAGTCGTTTTATTCCCGGCATTTGCGCGTGCGCAATTACCATTTCAGTAATTCACATTAATCGACATTCGGGTATTCGACTAGCCGCCTCTGGCCCATTCGTTAATGTTATgtagcatttattattattattttttattaatattatcgttgtaTTTAGTTCCAATTTTATCATTCGTTTTTTCTGTTATGTGTTAATAAGTTTAGTTCGTACTTTtttgtatcaatttattaagtgTGTTATGGTTTCACTCGATCGCCGTATTTGATCACTTCTTGCTTCTctgcaataattattgaaatatcgcaggtaagattattattaataaacgaaTACTTGTTAATCGCCGGTCTACGAAGAAGCCATCTTGTGGTAccgatttgtaatttattaataacactgCTCCCAATCCCATAATTCTtatcttacaatatttttgtacttatttattcaatacttttgtgaaaaaatcgatttataaaGGTtcagaattaatttatttctgtatCTGAACTTTGAAGCCCTAATCGATTCTAACTAccttattatagaatttaatataaatacattttctatattatgattaaatttttttattattaattgatttttaatctgAACAATCTGTGATTTTGCAAACATTTGATATggttttttcagtttttattttctagagAAATGGTatgttatgtacattttttaataatgtcattaatgttagaaatgttttttccttaaatttatttatttaatcgaattttcaactatggatggataatgataaataaaatgataaaatcttttacctacctatgggtaggtatttatttaattttaatcattataagataatattaaatagtatattctGTGACTAGTACTTTCAGgttgaatttttcaatattttatgtacatattggTACTTTTGAGTATGTcactaaaacaaatattagtgAATCCATTTAACTTCattgtttagtatataatatgtacctatgttaaataattgttaatattttataaaatttaaaatacctactcaTTAAGTACTtgctttgaaataaaaaaaataaaaataaaaaataccatgTGAACCCCAGATATTCTATTGAAATTTGATGATTCTTAAATACATAGTTCCAAAAATGTAGACactgaaaatataatctataataaaggTTAAgtgtaatacataaattctattgtcaatatataatagaagaataaattgtatcataacttaagatttaatttgaaatttttcaataatatgtatttacaataaataattcataatctactattctataatatctaggtataatcattttcataaaattaagtgttctatataatataagtatactattatattttcaataaacctatatatttttaatttattcaaatttaactattcataaaaggtattttatttttgacttattatattttgcagtttgttgaaaattccctttttattttatttatttaaaatgcatggatatttttatgtacaatatactatatattatgttccctTAACTGTTTTTCTTTTCTCCTTTGGTTCTcataaatatctatacttaatatatgcAGACAGAAATGATAAAcaactgtatttataaaacacattactgcatagtattgtatttacaGAACATGAAACAATTCTATGTAGTAGCACCtctttaatataatctatatatttatacccaGTTCTCTATTAGTTAACACttcaattatttagaaattactGATTGCTTTGTAgaattgattttgttaatGTTCACTAAGTCATCAAGGggtatttatagaatttaaaattctaacctCATTTGCAGTtcagttttttatataattttacttttgatattGATGCaaagattttgaatttaagAAGTTATCTTCGAATTATCTATGGTTTTTTTACATCAGTAATGTCTAGTGTTCAAGGGACTATTACGTTGTCGTTGgagttaattttcatattaagaCCTCTGTTATTTTGTGAGAATTTGTCAAATGCaaagattgttttttaaaataattctatattttacttattcatgtaactatttttataatattattagttaaatttaataattgttttataaataaaataaaataattaataatattaatattattttattattaataaaaattgatcttAATAAAGGATaattagtgattaaaaaaaaaaaaaatacctgaataaattttattttctagatAAGTAATAATGGGTGTTGACAAGCTTTTGGAATACCTTGACAGTGGTAAAATAGAAGGTAGTTGTGTCAATGTCAATCTTACTCAACTAGGACATACAGTGTCCCAACAACTTGCTAAGAAAATGGTTGTTAGGAAAGttcaccaaaatttaagtcaaATTCAAGTATCCAAAGctcaattttgtttattggtAGATGCAGAGAGTTGCCTAGATCGTTTATATGGAGGGTATTATTCAGGTAAggattttcaaacaaatttaataacaaaatattataggtagtaaagtttatagtaaaatatttaaaattatattatgtttagattGGGTTTGTGGTGGACAATGGAACCGAATGGtatcatttttaacaaattttgtcAATAGTTTAAGACAGTCAAATGTTCATGTTGTGGTATTCTTTAATGGTGCTTTTGAAGATGAACGCTTTATTGAATGGGTTCAAAAACAAGAAGAGACTCGTAACAGGGCTAATGctgtaagttataaattaaataatttttgtttctattaatgctattttaatgtaatattctaGGTGTTACGACATATTGCTGCTAAAGGAACACCGCCACCTAAGGTATGGTGGATTCCGCCTGTTGGTCTACGAACAGCTGTAAAGCTCTACTTTCATCATTTGAAAATTCCAGTTGTTTGCTCGGTTAAAGACCACCATTTAGagtttattaagtattgtaaacaatataaatttcatgGTTTGATGGCTGATGATGCTGAATACTTAGCATTTGATCCACCGCGGTTTTTCTCAGCTCATTCTCTTAAACTTACAATGCGACAAACATTAGAAGCCAAAGAATATATTGTCCCTCAGTTAATAGAAGATTTGAAATTGAGCAAGGATAAATTATGTGCTCTTCTCTCACTTTTAGGCAATTTTGTATTGCCTCAACCTGaactttatgattattataaacgttgtggcataaatcaaataatatctaaggtatttctgtaaattaaattgttttatattttctaaaaataccattttatttAGGTTTCAGGAGAAGaagttgtgaaaaaaatagtagatTCACTTCAAAATTTACCTCCtattaacaacaatttagATGAAATTGCAGCTCATATACTTGGACATAAAGATGATAAACGAGTgcctaagttaaaaaaaagtattcaatattatttagacgGTACCAAAGATAAtgctattaaaaacaaaattaaaagcccagaaaagaataaaaataatattaaaggtaaaaattattcgttAGAATCACCAGCTGgagtaaatgattttaaacaattggGATCTGAAACCCTCAATTTGCAGGTAATttctttcaatttattaacattgtactatttattcttttattttaacataagtatgttttggtttattttttttatatatattgaagtGATTGAttgtacaaattttatattttttaaggaaaaattattattaaatgataattctgAATCTGGttcaaattcttttaatataaacgcTCAAACATCTCCATTAAACCAGTTGTCTCCAAATAAATCTATTGAATTTCATGTTCCCGAAGTTTCTATTGATGTAGTGAATACAGCATACGAAAGGCATACATCTGGTCTGATGTCCacttatttataccatatcTTAACAAAGGTTATTATTTGAACtagtttaaatcatattttaactactataattgttatttctgttgtttttatttatttaggcaGAAATAAAACTACCTGTTGTGTTAGAAGATGAAATAAATCACGAAATTccaaacatacatttattttatagacaagCTCGTCAAATGGTGTatggtattttgtttaatcttCATCATGCTCACTATTTAGCAAAATCAAATAGCAGTCAAAAAGGTATATTCTTAGATATTCGTTTtaggaaatatattaatgaatatttaatattcaaggGTCTTTGACAATATTTCTTCAAGATTCAATAGGACTTCCCAATTTTTCCtcattctttaaaattaatattaacatagaaaattttacaatcatttttaattgatggtaaaactaataataatgcaataaaaagtaaataaatacaactgtataattttaagtacatgAAAGTAATTAAACTATTCCAATCTTAATACATTGTacacaacaatatttatatatttttattaatgttaaaattttttaataaaagttggataaacatttttattgttgaagactctaaaatatttttatactatattttaaacctacataacattttaaataacttataataattgaatttaattatatttttaattttttttagttgagtTACCAGTAATGCAAGTACGTGAATGGATTAGAgacaaaacaaatatgtataaacattacCATTTAGTAAAGGCTGAACCTTTAGGGTGGGGTGTTCCTACTGTTCATAGACTTTGGTTTGGGTAGGTTTAATTTCTTAAGTTTtacaataaagttaataacatttacttttaaatatttttttagaacaacTCCTGAAGATAATATAAGACGTTTGAGAGCGTTTCTTTCTTGTATGCGTTCAGATACTCCTCTTATGTACAACACAGACTATGTTCCTCAGCATACATTAATCATTGCATGTGTTCTTAGATACATAATGACTTTTACAGAAGTGCCTATTCttcaaaaatttgaactagATGCACTTATCATCACAGCTGTTGCACctgaattatcaaaaaatgaaaacaccCAAGAGTTACAAGttagtttaatagttttttaaagaaatttataaaaacataatatgtacatccattcaaattattgataattgttaattgtttctaaattgtcattaaaaatttgttattaaaataataaaatatcattataatgttttcataattaatttaattttgcttgctaatttataattttgttattattcttagGGTACTGTTAGTGTGAGAGGTGTTCAATTAGCCACTCTATTAATGTGTGGTATTGAAACTGCCATGTTGGCAAATGATGCTTGTGGTGCACCATTACCATGGTTAATGACATGTCCATGGATGTATTTTGATGGAAgattatttcaatatcattTGGCTAGAGCATCCACAGCAAATAAACTTGAAGATTTATgtgaaaatcatttttctcTTACAATTAAGGTTGAAAAAATGAGACAGGCAATTTTAGAAGGGTTGGGTGAACGTTTTCAATCAATTTCACCATTCCAAGGATCATTTTTgggtaatgattttttttctttaaaattaaatagattttcaccttaattaaatacataaatagataCCATTTTCAATCAAAGAGGATTGATTCCACCTCAGATTATGAATACTAGCATAGTTCATACTAATATACCATTTCCACAACAAAGACTGGGACGATTGGTTAGTCAAAATCCTAATCGTTTTCGAGATATTCAACAAAATAGTCGACAAAGGAGTGTTATGAAACAGTCATCTGGTGGACAATTAGAAGTTGCTGGTGCTGTTGTTGGTATATGGGGAGCAAATTATAGTATGGCAGCTACTGGAAGTTCATACATTGGTCGTGGTAATATTCTTCCTGCTCAACATGTaaggtttaatatttttagattttaaaacaattaaattaagaaattttatttttaggttatgCCACCTGCTATTGGTAGTCCAAGTTCTTTATATCAACATGATCTCATACCAAGACCTGTGTTTAATACACGTAATTGTTCCAAACCTATTCGAGGCCGTAGTCAAGttctaaaaatacatgtaatattaattttaagattatatgtttgaacattgattataataacattattaaacattttgtctacagaataataaaaaaaaaaatactcataatattgtaaaaaaagataatcatATCAAAAAGGTTCCTTCAAAAGGCCGCAGTGTGACGGCGGTTATTCCCAATCCGAGGTACctatagtgttttatttattataatttattataaacaattataaagaatcaatttttaaccacattttggtttattaacttaaaagtataaatagtttattaattaaaaaaaaaaatagttataatttttgaatacaaatacTCCATAAaggtactattaatatatatatttatatatttctttttagtgAAACAATTTCAGCTTCAGAACTAACAGAAGAAtccaaattatcaatattaaataaagaaaatcaaaatattaaagcaaATGGGtacttcaaatatatattttttttagtgaatttaagttaactatacatttttttcagaattgTTGAGAGCATTTTGCCTTTAGTAAATGGCAATTCATCAATTGAAGGACAATTAGGAGATGCAACATTAAAAGGTaggttgtattattatttattagtaaaaaaaattgtaaatacagtatttttcatatttttctaagtacctaatcaataatattt
The DNA window shown above is from Aphis gossypii isolate Hap1 chromosome 2, ASM2018417v2, whole genome shotgun sequence and carries:
- the LOC114120349 gene encoding endoplasmin homolog, with the translated sequence MSKPKYLILVVLALAFSPIAERCVAEDLEGEGEILSEFTVDTTVEGVSKEGAVTDDKAAIVAEERIKLDGLNAAQLRELKEQAEKFTFQAEVNRMMKLIINSLYRNKEIYLRELISNASDALDKIRLLALSNSNLLDATNELSIRIKVNKESGMLHITDTGIGMTREDLVRNLGTIAKSGTAEFLSNLNSGEGQDKNMNDMIGQFGVGFYSAFLVADKVLVTTKHNDDKQYIWESDANSFSIVEDPRGPTLKRGTQISLQLKEEAIDNLEIDTLRNLVKKYSQFINFPIYLWSSKTETVEEPIEEDEPVEKEEKSEEDDAAVEDAKEETPKTKKVDKTVWDWEILNNHKPIWTRKPDDVETNEYNEFYKALTKDTKDPLSYTHFNAEGEVSFKSLLYVPSAQPSDTFNKYGTVTDNIKLYVRRVFITDEFNDLLPKYLSFLQGIVDSDDLPLNVSREVLQQHKLLKIIKKKLIRKALDMLKKLDAESYKKFWAEYSTNIKLGIIEDPSNRARLAKLLRFQSSVEETPTSLADYVKRMSEKQEHIYYIAGSSKAELERSPFVEGIIRKGYEVLYLIEAVDEYTLSAIPEFEGKKFQNVAKEGVSLSENKEKAEELKVQFEPLTKWFGENALKDQISKAVVSDRLAESPCALVAGMFGWTGNMERLALSNAHQKADDPQREFYLKQRKSLEINPRHPLIKDLLRRVKDDPDDQKAKDIAVMLFRTATLRSGFMLQESADFAESVEALMRQSLGIPLDEKVSYDDEESVGDQQVEEEEEEKEESLEHDEL
- the LOC114120430 gene encoding constitutive coactivator of PPAR-gamma-like protein 1 homolog; the encoded protein is MGVDKLLEYLDSGKIEGSCVNVNLTQLGHTVSQQLAKKMVVRKVHQNLSQIQVSKAQFCLLVDAESCLDRLYGGYYSDWVCGGQWNRMVSFLTNFVNSLRQSNVHVVVFFNGAFEDERFIEWVQKQEETRNRANAVLRHIAAKGTPPPKVWWIPPVGLRTAVKLYFHHLKIPVVCSVKDHHLEFIKYCKQYKFHGLMADDAEYLAFDPPRFFSAHSLKLTMRQTLEAKEYIVPQLIEDLKLSKDKLCALLSLLGNFVLPQPELYDYYKRCGINQIISKVSGEEVVKKIVDSLQNLPPINNNLDEIAAHILGHKDDKRVPKLKKSIQYYLDGTKDNAIKNKIKSPEKNKNNIKGKNYSLESPAGVNDFKQLGSETLNLQEKLLLNDNSESGSNSFNINAQTSPLNQLSPNKSIEFHVPEVSIDVVNTAYERHTSGLMSTYLYHILTKAEIKLPVVLEDEINHEIPNIHLFYRQARQMVYGILFNLHHAHYLAKSNSSQKVELPVMQVREWIRDKTNMYKHYHLVKAEPLGWGVPTVHRLWFGTTPEDNIRRLRAFLSCMRSDTPLMYNTDYVPQHTLIIACVLRYIMTFTEVPILQKFELDALIITAVAPELSKNENTQELQGTVSVRGVQLATLLMCGIETAMLANDACGAPLPWLMTCPWMYFDGRLFQYHLARASTANKLEDLCENHFSLTIKVEKMRQAILEGLGERFQSISPFQGSFLDTIFNQRGLIPPQIMNTSIVHTNIPFPQQRLGRLVSQNPNRFRDIQQNSRQRSVMKQSSGGQLEVAGAVVGIWGANYSMAATGSSYIGRGNILPAQHVMPPAIGSPSSLYQHDLIPRPVFNTRNCSKPIRGRSQVLKIHNNKKKNTHNIVKKDNHIKKVPSKGRSVTAVIPNPSETISASELTEESKLSILNKENQNIKANGIVESILPLVNGNSSIEGQLGDATLKENGMSNSQPGDTPSKIIQKPSKVEAEN